A genome region from Carassius gibelio isolate Cgi1373 ecotype wild population from Czech Republic chromosome A23, carGib1.2-hapl.c, whole genome shotgun sequence includes the following:
- the LOC127944249 gene encoding 40S ribosomal protein S21 isoform X1 yields the protein MQNDAGEFVDLYVPRKCSASNRIIGAKDHASIQINIAEVDKATGRFNGQFKTYAICGAIRRMGEADDSLLRLAKNDSIVAKNI from the exons ATGCAGAACGACGCTGGTGAATTCGTGGACCTGTACGTCCCTCGCAAATG ttctgCTAGCAACAGAATTATTGGTGCCAAGGATCATGCCTCCATCCAGATCAACATTGCTGAG GTGGATAAGGCTACAGGGAGGTTCAATGGACAGTTCAAGACCTACGCCATCTGTGGTGCTATCCGGAGAATG GGTGAAGCTGATGACTCCCTCCTGAGGCTCGCAAAGAACGACAGCATTGTGGCAAA GAACATCTAA
- the LOC127944249 gene encoding 40S ribosomal protein S21 isoform X2, whose translation MQNDAGEFVDLYVPRKCSASNRIIGAKDHASIQINIAEVDKATGRFNGQFKTYAICGAIRRMGEADDSLLRLAKNDSIVAK comes from the exons ATGCAGAACGACGCTGGTGAATTCGTGGACCTGTACGTCCCTCGCAAATG ttctgCTAGCAACAGAATTATTGGTGCCAAGGATCATGCCTCCATCCAGATCAACATTGCTGAG GTGGATAAGGCTACAGGGAGGTTCAATGGACAGTTCAAGACCTACGCCATCTGTGGTGCTATCCGGAGAATG GGTGAAGCTGATGACTCCCTCCTGAGGCTCGCAAAGAACGACAGCATTGTGGCAAAGTAA